A part of Aegilops tauschii subsp. strangulata cultivar AL8/78 chromosome 2, Aet v6.0, whole genome shotgun sequence genomic DNA contains:
- the LOC109742162 gene encoding mitochondrial import receptor subunit TOM6 homolog codes for RKPSKEAAYKELRLHLSIMAGCIAVIRAAPYILHYLTREPGMTELKLEL; via the coding sequence CGAAAGCCAAGCAAGGAGGCGGCGTACAAGGAGCTGCGCTTGCATCTCAGCATCATGGCGGGCTGCATCGCCGTCATCCGCGCCGCCCCCTACATCCTCCACTACCTCACCCGCGAGCCCGGCATGACGGAGCTCAAGCTCGAGCTCTAG